Proteins from a single region of Chanodichthys erythropterus isolate Z2021 chromosome 13, ASM2448905v1, whole genome shotgun sequence:
- the rtn4r gene encoding reticulon-4 receptor, which produces MNGCPTKCLCYSEPRPTLACQQQGLFSIPTEIPIRSQRIFLQSNKLTVVRSTSFSSVHNLTVLWMYSNNISHIEAGAFYGLEKLEELDIGDNSNLRIISPTAFRGLTKLHTLHLHRCGLSELPVGVFRGLFSLQYLYLQDNNLLALHEDTFLDLANLTYLFLHNNKIKVVTDHMLRGLINLDRLLLHQNRIIHVQQRAFNDLGKLTTLFLFYNNLTMLTGEAMNPLVSLQYLRLNGNQWICDCRARPLWDWFKHFKGSSSQLECHLPTSLTGKDLKRLKSDDLEGCVDSPSQVQTSTFNTKARSGKFLSLDDPLVESIPRCCLSDNDKSSIISSKSLPDPSSYNSRQITNNPLKEKENISKTKFREVDQTKNDTRNKQSLNDGPLGTMSNNLDQTLDKINPELLDNLEPSTAPSRKKKKCSKKPKSDQYCLKGHGSSVQVLAVLFLPLFWLSLALC; this is translated from the coding sequence ATGAACGGCTGCCCTACGAAGTGCCTGTGCTACAGTGAGCCGAGGCCAACGCTGGCCTGTCAACAGCAGGGTCTGTTCTCCATTCCCACTGAGATCCCCATCCGTAGCCAGCGAATATTCCTCCAGAGCAACAAACTGACAGTCGTCCGATCAACCAGCTTTAGTTCTGTGCATAACCTCACGGTCTTGTGGATGTACTCAAATAATATCAGCCATATTGAGGCGGGGGCCTTTTACGGGCTGGAGAAACTGGAAGAATTAGACATCGGCGACAACAGCAACCTTCGCATCATAAGTCCCACCGCGTTTCGCGGTCTGACCAAGCTGCACACCCTTCACCTGCACAGATGCGGGCTGTCCGAGCTCCCGGTGGGAGTTTTCCGAGGACTCTTCTCGCTTCAGTATCTGTACCTGCAGGATAATAACCTTCTGGCCCTGCACGAAGACACTTTCCTGGACCTGGCGAACCTCACCTACCTATTCTTACATAACAACAAGATCAAGGTGGTGACCGATCACATGCTGCGTGGTCTCATCAACCTTGACCGCTTGCTCCTGCACCAGAACCGCATCATACACGTGCAGCAGCGGGCTTTCAATGATCTGGGCAAGCTGACCACCTTGTTTCTCTTTTACAACAACCTCACCATGTTGACAGGGGAGGCCATGAACCCTCTGGTGTCCCTTCAGTACCTAAGGCTCAATGGGAACCAATGGATTTGTGACTGTCGAGCCAGGCCGTTGTGGGACTGGTTCAAACACTTCAAAGGGTCCAGCTCCCAGTTGGAATGCCACCTTCCCACTTCTCTGACTGGGAAGGACCTGAAACGACTGAAAAGCGACGATTTGGAGGGGTGTGTGGATTCTCCGTCGCAGGTTCAAACCAGTACCTTCAACACCAAGGCACGCTCTGGAAAGTTCCTCTCCCTTGATGATCCTCTTGTCGAAAGCATTCCCAGATGCTGTCTTTCGGATAACGACAAATCCTCCATTATCTCCAGTAAGTCCCTCCCGGATCCTTCATCCTACAACAGCCGGCAGATCACCAACAATCCCCTGAAAGAGAAGGAGAACATCTCCAAGACCAAGTTTCGGGAGGTCGACCAAACGAAAAACGACACTCGTAATAAGCAGAGTCTCAATGATGGTCCTTTGGGAACCATGTCCAACAACCTCGACCAGACCTTGGACAAAATCAACCCAGAGCTGCTTGACAATCTGGAACCTTCTACAGCGCCAtctagaaagaaaaaaaagtgctcCAAAAAGCCCAAATCAGACCAGTATTGTCTAAAGGGTCATGGGTCCTCCGTTCAAGTATTGGCTGTTCTCTTTCTCCCCTTGTTCTGGTTGTCTCTGGCTTTGTGCTAG